Below is a window of Drosophila willistoni isolate 14030-0811.24 chromosome XR unlocalized genomic scaffold, UCI_dwil_1.1 Seg144, whole genome shotgun sequence DNA.
CACTTGGCATATTTATGGCGCCCTTTAATCAAATTAAGTTTCCATTTAACACGTTAAAATTACATAATATGaaaattacgcatacgccgcATAGGCAGGcaggctggctggctggcaggCAGACAGGACGGACATGGGGGGGaaaaacaaaggcaaaactgctgttgctgttgctgtcgttGCCGCTAAtgccgctgctgcttctgttgctgttgctgttgcttttgccgCTGACTTCATCATTATGATGATGAGCAGCTGCAGAACTTAACCGAACATCATCAGCATGTCAACATGTGGAAACCGGAAATGAAGAAACACAAATACTAAGGCAGAAGCAAAGTCgttgccactgccactgctcATTAACACCCCCTCTTCTTCATGGGCCTCCTACCcccccatacacacacacgccaaCGCAGACAacttatatacacacacacacacacacacacacccacacacagacGGCAAACATATAGTTAGATTGAGACAGCTCACATGTGtaacaaatttcatttgtttaacaaaaaaaaaactttgaaaattattttgttattaaaaaagGATCACTCTCTGCGAATCTTGGCGTTAGCTGTTGTGTCTATGTATTTGTTCTAGGTAAACTCTATTAACTCTATTATCCCAGTAAATTTTGCTTAGCATACTTTTGAGAGCTTGAAAATCAACTAACTTGTTAAATAGCTTTTTAATACCAACTACAACTAACGTCAACATTTTAGTATtccaataattttattttgaatatgGTTTTTTCTTTACAGGTTAACTCATTGAGTCGCACGCAAATGTAATCAACAATTGGTAAGTTTCAAATAAACATTACTTTTATATTCTCTTGTGTAACCTATGCTGGATTTTATATAGCCTTTGTTCCGACTTGGTTTTGGAAGGTGAATATTAAAAGTAGATAGAAGAATGTGCATATATGTTGTTAAATGGCCAAGGACATTTTTGTCGCCTGGCAGACAGCCAGTAGTAGTGACAAACGGTTTTTCCTTTACTCTCAgtctttttttcttgtgttttttgttgttgttgcctccTTGCTGCCTtctctcttctttttgttttttactactgacgtgtgtgtgtgtgtgtgtatttttttgttcctgCATTTGCGTGTAGTTTGTTGTAGTAAGGAgcagtagttgttgttgttgttgttgcctatGTGACAATACGATGATGACGACAACCGACAACAagagtaacaacaacaacaagcatgAATGAGTGAGTagatgtgtttgtgtgtgcgtgtgtgtgtgtgtgtgaatacAACTACATACAGCAAAAATCCCAGTAAACAAAAGCGCgcaaaaaagtatgcaacgcaCTTTGCTCAGCGCCAGACGTTTTGCATGTGTGTCTAAGTGAGTGTGACAGAGATAGAGACTTATGGGAGGAGAGAgaaatgagaaagagagagtgaatAAGAGAAATTACGGTGGGTGGTGGGGGAAGCAGggggtatgtgtgtgtgcgtgtgtgtgtgtgttagtatATTTTCAATGCCCGCTAGCTCttcagcaacaactacaacaactgTAACTTCGCGCGCTCTTTGCTATTTGACAAAGCTGCACTTTTTTTCTACATTTCTATACCCTACACACGAAACGGGTATATTAAATGCATGGAAAAAgtagtataaaaaaaaaaagtaaacaataTATATCTAAATGTGTATAATAGAGGCAAATTTTGGGTACTTTGAGAGTACCTCGTCTCACATAAATAAGAGTATTTGAAAGTCGACGTCTAGGACTTACGTAGAGTatttttttgtcctttttttttaatgtttttggcGTGTGAGTAAACAAGCAAGCATTAAAGCCGGGTTGTAGAACGATGGAAGAATCTGGGGGGTGGGAGGGGTTCTGTTATAGTTGTGTAGGAAGCATGGGCTATAGGGTATTCGGGTGTTGCTGCAGAGCGGGCGGGTTGTAGTACTATATAATCCTTCAAAGGCATTGTAGGCTACACATTTAATGGCATTTTGACGCTGATAATGATGTTGTTCCTACTACATCCGCTAAACAAAACTTCAAGTTGTCTGCCaactgactggctgactgactgggACACACTAACATCAACCTCCACCACCCCACCCATAACCTCTTCCTGTCATTTCTGCATGTTGcttatgcatttttttttcttcccccgcaattttttttctttttggtttaaaCAATTGGGTAAGTATAttaaatttgaacttttctgATGCTCCACACTACACACATCATATCAGAAATGACAACGGCCAAGAAgttgacgatgacgacgaccaagaagaagaagcaacaaacaaaaaaaatatatatgtatatgtgtgtgtgtatgaaaagaagagaaaaaaaataaaggaaaaaaggaGGAAACTTTGTCCCTACAGCATATTACAGGCAGGATGTGAATGTCAGACAAACCAACCAGtagcagaagcaacagcagcaactacaacaaaatagaaagaaaCTTTTGACCAGGCCTTCGGACATTTCACAAATTTCtgccttttttttcgttttttatttttttgtttctctcgATATTTTCTGCTTTTCACTTGAGGCAAATTACATTTTGCCTTTAATTGGCAATTTTTGCGAGATCAAGCATTAAAAAGGCTGTGCGAGGGAGGGGAGGGAAATGGAAAACAGCAAATCAAGGTAaaactcaaaataaaaatctatTGAAAATTTGGACAAATCTCAAAGTGAAAGAAGATAAAAACCAAAGTACAATTAAGAGAACCAAGCTTATAGAATTTCAAATATGCAATTTCTAAGCCAGAATGgaattgaaaataatagaaaacaAGAAGAAGCTATTTTCAATTACAGATAATCAACAAGAAAACTCGTTTCAATCAACAATTGCAATTTCGAAAtgcaaaaataagaaatagcAAAATGCCATTCATTCAACATTAAAGTTTCATTTATGGTTGACCTCCTCCATTTGAAATGGATGCTTCGATTCTCAAGAATTCACATGCATTCACATTCATATGCGCTTCGGGGGTTTAGATGATGAATGTAGGAAAGGAGACAGGTGGCAGGTGGCAGgagcagagagagagggagagagagagagagagagagatagtgaGAGAGACGGTTGGCAATGTGCAAATACCTTGATATTTTGGAAATGGAAACCGTTTTGATGGATTTCGTTAGAATCGtttggaatttttgtttttgtaaaggAGAAAGACCATTGAACTGGTTGATTGGTTTTGACTTACCTTAtcattgttgttgtaactGTCGTCGCCGCTGCAGCCGCCTCccccaacaacagcaacaacaacagtagcAACAAAAGGATAAAGGACCAAGTAATCACTATCTCAcagcctcctcctcctcttcatTAACGTTAGCAAATTTGGCcagctgctactgctgctgctgctgctgctggtgttgctgtCGTTGCTGTTGTCCACGTCCTTGTTCCTGTTTCTGTTCCTATTGCGATTTCGATTCCTGTCTCTGTTTCGGTTTCTGTTTCTGTCCACGCCTTGCCACGCCGAGCCGTTGTAGTTTCTTTTCGTCCTTctagctgttgttgttgttgttgttgctgttgtcacCGTGACCGCCGCCGTGGTGGAGGTGCACTATTGCTTCTGCCGCCTGCCACTGCTGCGTGGAAGGTTAGAAGGTGCCGccgttttttccttttttttttttttttgtagcctCAGCAATTATGCACCACACTTAGTGCACTTGACATATGTTTGGCGGAAGTCTTAcgcgagaaagagagagaaacagacagtgaaagagggagagagaaagagaaagagagggggATAGCGCGACACGTCGTTTCTCTCAGCTTTCTTTCcttctttctttcctttttttttttggctcccCTTTCTTTCAACTTTcttcttttctattttttctgttgttcCTCTTTTGTTTCTTCGTTTCCTTTTTtctcgttttattttttgtatgtcGTTTCGTCGTTTGCCGGTTTTGCCTGCGCGAAATTTTCGTTTACTACCACGTTTGCCTGGCGGTAAAAGGCTTTGTTAATTTGCTAATTTGTTAGcgttcttttcttttgctttgtttttttttctttttttctgttggtTAACTGTTGTcgttttcgttgttgttgttgctgtcagCGTTTGCaacatttactttttttttgtgattagtgattaaattttctatgctgatttcatttcttttttattttatttaatttttttgttttagccaactttttttatttctttgtgaCTAAATTGTATGAAGTAGAACACTTTTGGTCGTTGGTCGACCGTCGCGTATGGCTGCACAGTATTGAATTTTTTcgcatttacatttttaacgAGGAGGTTTTTCTGATGGAAGAGAgaggttggttggttggttggtttggCTTTCGCTTTGGTTGGGTTGGGGGttgatattgattttttttgcgCCACTGACAGTTTTTGCTGTCAGAAGTCAACGGCAGAGGGCCGTTTTTCACACTAACGCCATCTATATAACAGCTGTTCTTAAATTTAAGAACTACCGTTAGACCAAAAAGGGAGTCCTCTCACAAAAGTCACCACCAACCAAATGAAAACTTCAtgaattaaatatttcattataatgATGTCAGtcaacccttttttttttttgacatgcGAATTCATTTTATGGTCATGTGAAACGATGCAGGGGTTTCTCTCCTTCGATCATAGGTGGATCTGGGGATGTTAGAAAGGAGAAAAATTCCAACTTTAGggtttaaaatagttttttgtttttttatttctccAAAACTGCATTGAGAAGCATTTATTACGCACATATCATTCCAAAAGTTAGAATGCGAAATTGCAAATTCTACAAAtgtttattgcatactttagtgAGCAAATGTACGCATTTCAAATCCCTGGATCCGCCCTTGCAACATATAGATAATAAGTCTATATTTTGCCTAtgattaattataaaaaatatatacagaaTTTCTTAAACTTCATTTCGAATTTTGTATACTTTACTTAATCCCACATCGTTTATATGACGAAAAGGATTCTCATTTCTGTATTAAACAGCTGTCACTCGCCGACATTTGGCGCATGCGTCCTTATGTCTTCCCAAGTAGCGAAGGACTCTCGTTATAGTCACATCGTTTACCCCACACTTACCACACATTTCAAAGATCAGCGAATCGCTGTAGATCCTAGACTCTTTAAAAAGTTAAagcatttcgttttttttttttactacatgaacacattttttattttttcttttgtttttttttttgagatttggttttcttttacATAAAAGCGTTTAAAATTGCGACTAAAAATGTTGCGATTTTTAGTGCTCTGCTCATTTTTTTCATACACTATCACAATGAAATAAATTACAttgttcttttttggtttgttctGATACAGTATACAataattatacatacatatatgtaatatatatatatatatattaatatatatggtgcatatatacataagtatgtatgtatataatcaTCTAACTATCATTGTTATTATATAGACACCAGATTTTCCTCTCATTTTTCAATACAAACTATATATTTTACGCGCATAGCATCAgtctttaaattaaacaagaaatcaaaatctagttagatatatttatatatagttatttgtttttttttttttttttcttagctatactttggtttcattttgctttttaaaaatttggcttgttttagtttttctattgaatttttttttcgatgtGTACATTGCTAGTTAGCGAATGGAATTTCGGAATATGAATGCATTCAAAACCCTgaattgaatattttatatatagtttaatgaatttaactAAATTCATCAGTTGAATTTGATCACAAGAATGTTACctaaatatgaaaattaatattatacTTAAACGAATCGATTCGAATTGGTATTCATTTGATATTCACAGTGCATAGTGCAATAATTATTATGAAATTTGAattgatttgaaaatttgtgcagaaataattcatattcattttatacaatttaattgctatatttataaatttaatatccattcaatttttttaattctttagCAACGATTCAGTTGatataaatttgaatgtgtttcagttcatttttttattcgaatcccaaaaaaaaaaaacttactaAATCTAAAGATTTATCACCCTACTATGAAAGACATTTGGGCAATTACTAATTCAGAATtgattcatacatatatgtatatataacaAGTGAATAAATTCGGGTTTAAAGTGAATTAATCAACGAttcgttgtttaaataaagtaaatgaCGTGTAAGTTCAATGACTTAAGAGAATTTCTGATGAAggaattaaataataatcgaaaataaatgcattaaaatttaaattgacttGAAATCTCATTCATTTCACTAATCAAAAATggaattttaaaatagttgaGATGAAGATTATTGGTCATACAATCTTTGATACAATTTTCACTAATGTTGCATTCACTATTCAAATACATTCCTTGCTCTGCCTTATTCATTGACTTTATCTCAGTTAACTAACCAACTAATAGAAATGCATTCATAACTCAAAAATTCCATTCGAAAAGCGAGACGGTTGTTTGACTATTCTTCATTTGGAGGACTCATTTATATTCGTTTTCTTTTGTACCTTACAAACGTGTGGCCTCTGATACAGTGGACACATCACCAGCTCCATTATGATGCTGCTGTCCCATGTtattggtggtggtggtattGCTGCTACTGGTGGTTGTCGTAGTGGACGTGCCCACATCTGTGGTGGGCCTTGGTAAATGGGAATAGTAACCCATTTGACATGAATTCTGATGGGTcatcttttgattttgacttAATTGATATTGGGCGGCCTTCAGTGCCTGCTGTTGTTGCGGCGTTAGGCAATCACAGGCGGTCAGTAGCTCCTCCGTGGATTTGGCTGTAATGGTGGTTGTTGTCGTTGTGGTCAATTcacccacaaactcggtggGTGGTGGGGCATAGTTCTCGACATCGCCATAGGTGGAATAACGACCATAAGGATTACGTATACGTGGCATAGAATGTCGTTGTTGAGCAATTTGTAGCTTAACTGGTGGTTTAATTGCCACAGTATCAAGATAACCATAACCATAAGTGGCACTAGCACCACCCAATGTAGcagcaccaccaacaccaccaccaccaccaccaccacttcCACCACCAGTGGTGGCTGCTAAATTATCCCATGATTTGGGTTTTTGTACATAGGCCATAGGCAAATTTGGATAAATTTGCGATGGTTGGACTTGAGTGGCCATAACATGATAGCGATGATGATAAGCACCGattggatgatgatgatgatgatgatgtggtTGGGGCTGGGGCTGGGGCTGAGCCTGCTGAGACTGGGTCTGGGGCTGCTGTTGGTCATAGGATGACTGCCTCGATTTGGTCGATGGTTGACGTGAATTTGCCTCACTCTTGGGATCCCAGAATAGTGTATCCGTGCTTATCGAGGTGGTATAGGAAGTGGAATCGGCTGGTGCGAATTCACTGGAAGTGCAGGAATGTAAACTACAATGACTGGCCAAACCAGATGCCAAGTCAAAGTAACGTGAACGCATGCTTCCCGTTTGAGATTGATTCGTTGTTGTCTGGGGATGGTAGTGTatatgttgctgttgctgtggctgctgctgctgctgctgctgctgttgatgatgatggtggtgatgatgatgatgagaagctgttgcaccaccaccaccaccattggaattggaattgggTGAGGCATGTGACTGTGACTTGGGTCTTGTGCGCTCCACTTTCTCCTTATCCCTTTCCCGCTCCCTTTCTCTATGCTTATGCTTGTGGGTATGCTcccgatgatgatgatgtcgtcGACGTGTAGGCACACATTCAGTATTACAGCAAGGACTAGCCAAATCATAGGCATCCAAACTAACATTATCCCCACCACCTGCCCCAGCCCCGGGTGGTATGGCTGAAGTTTTCTCCGTCGATTTCCAACGAAAATGACCCAAACATGGATTACACGAATGCCCCTTGTGACAATGTTTGCTCGATCCTTtggttttttccatttttggtGGCTTTGCCGGTGGCTTATGTTTCTCACAAGTTCGTGGTGGTGGTGCAGGTGGTTTGCCACCACcagttattgttgttgctgttgttgttggcccTGCCACCGTATGATATTGACTGGCTGGGGTATTCGTATCCATAGATTCAGCCCGTTGCAAAATGAATCTCTGCTGTTGATTTTGATCACTTTGACTACGCTGCAAACTGACGGCATCCAAATAGTCATCGctaccagcagcagcagctggatGCTGATGTGGTCTTAAAACATAACGATATGTGGGATCTAGATAATGATAGGTTAACATAAATTGAGCTGGTGGTGGTATAATtgcaccgccaccaccaccaccaccaccgccgaTGCCACTTATACCACCGGCAGCGATTTGCATTTGTTTGGGCACATCTTCTGTTGACAATGTAGGACGATAGTAAATGGCATCGCCAGCACCGCCAATGTCACCAGCACCACCCATTTCAGTGGGTGAAATGCCTTCAGCATCACTTGGTGAATTATTATTGTGggcattttgctttttacgtGCCGGCAAACTGTGTGTCTTCCATTTGCCCTCCAATAGTTCACGTTCCCGCAAATGTACACGCTCCAGTTCGTTCATTTTCTGCTGCAACATACTTTGTAGTTGTATATAACGCATATGAAGATCCACCTGGAAGAACAATGAGATTATGAGATTTGGGAAGTATGCTCGGATCTTTACTTACCTTTCTAACACAATCCTCGAAGAGTACAACCATACGCATCCTAGAATCGCATTGCTTGATAAATTCAACAATTGTCTTATGATCGGCCTTTTCCATATCACTGCCATTTATTGAGAGTATCACATCGCCTTCTCGCATGCCCGCACGATAGGCAGGGCCACCATATTCCACATAATCGACATAGGTAATCATTTCGAGCTCCTCATCGCGTTTGTAATGAATGCCATAGCTTTGCAATGTGAATCCATATGAATCGCCCTTCTTCTCCACTATAATAGTGCGACGACGACGATCCTCATCGGGCTTAGAGACGCCAGCCAGGAAACGTTCCGATTTATAACGACCCAGTATATGAGTGGATTGCGATAGCTGACAAAACGAAAACACGAAAAACCATAATAAAAGATACATATAAATAGTTTTCATTTCCATTCAGACAGAAAATGTGGCACACAACCAGCAAATAGCCGCCAGGTGATGATGTTTGCCCAACTATCAGACTGACTGCCTGAAGGAGAGTCCTTTCCTGTCTGCTTTTAGTTCGAAAGCATTTCTATGAATACCCGATGAAGCCAAACACTTTCACTGACCAAAAGGCAAAACCCCAAACCCCAAACCCCTACACCCAAAAGAAGGGGTAAACGAAAGGCaaacacacagatacacaaaccgacacacacacacacacacacaaccaacTGGGCTTTCATTAACGGTACATTGtgtaaaattgtaataaaaagcGAGCGGCCCATAGGAAAAGCTGTTAgactcctgctgctgctcccgGGCTTCTTTAATGCGACTACtaaaaaagataaaataaaaaaaagccCAGAAAACGGAAAACGGGGGGGAAAAAGAAACCGAGAcaaggaaatggaaatgatttGAAATTATGTTTCATAAAAGAAGAgtaaaagtggaaaaaaagaaacgacgaaaaagggaaaacaaaTAACACAAAAGATATGCCTAGAAAGACTCTTTTGCATAGAGACAATTTTATAAACTTTGTTTAGTTCCTATGACTACATAGTACAATCAATATACGTATTTTTACCCTAAAGAAAAATGCATTGATAAATGGATTCTCTGTCCAAGAATGTAACCAAGGGAATGTAAGGAGATGCCTGATGTGCTCAAGAATTGCAGGaattcaacaaaatttatatattctgaGATATCAAACCATTTATTACttaatcgaaaaaaaaaaacgcaaagttcctgaaatatttaaatttgtaaattctTTGACCTTTTTTTCTACCTGCCCTTTACTTATCTAATCTCCCCCTCTTTTCTATCGCTTTTATATTTGGCTTACTGTGAGCATTAAAGGCTTTCCTATTTCATCTATTACTTTAAATATgataaaaaatattcaaatgacaacaattgttgttgcttatgCGTCCAAACAGCATTTCAATCACCTATGTAAAGGTAATTGCTACAAAACTATGcaaatatgattgtaaatatgTTTTGTGATATTATCTCTTAGCAATTTTGATAATGTATCAATTTTAGACAAATTGAGATGATATTCTATTCTGTTGATCAGATCGATAAAGAACAGATTGCCTTAAAATAAATCGTTTATGAAAGAAAAGGCAATTACTTGTGATGTTGTGGTAAATCTGATAATAAAATGGTAAATCGGTCAAAAGCTGGCACACAGAgaaataaaattcattttcCCCCCCTGTTTATGGTAGTATTGAATTGGCCTCATTCAAAGTCAAGGCCTGGACTTGAATGTTGTGTGTGACAATTTCCTGTAGCATGGAAAACCACTGAGGAGGGGTGAACCTAGAGATGGAGAACGGCTGGAGAGGGCGGTGGGCACAATGCATTGAATTATTAACAGTTGATCGACGAAGCGCGATATAAGCcaacttttgcttttgccaGGCGAAGCGTgaactatacatatacacatatatatgtacatatatatatttagatacacattcacacatatgtatgtatgtatgtacatgcatgCATGACATGGTGATGAGTGGACAAAGGTTAAACAGCTGAGCGCCAGTCAGCCAATGCCTCCATCCCTCCCTCCCTACCTCCTACCTCACCCCTTGTTAAACCATTTACACAAAGAGGAAAAATCAACCACCAGCAGCAACCACCCACACAACCCACCACCACCGCAAGACAATTTCAATTGAGCACTCCGCAGGACCTCATTTATGACTCAATAAACCACCTTCTACCGCATCAATGCCTCCCGCCCTAGAGAGAATGCcacaatttcaattaaaaaagaCGAATTAAACTAGTTGGCCAAACCAAAACTATACATACCTGCGGATAATCAAGCTCCTCATCGCTGGCATCGAGACTCTTGTGAAATTTCAAGCGACCCAAACTGCCGGTGCCATTGACATAGTGCTGAGACATGGGTTCACCTCTCTGGTGCGGGTGCGGATGTgagtgctgctgctgttgcgcTGCTATAAGGGAACCCACTGAAGTGGCATTCGAGGCAGAGATTGAGACGGCAGCCACTGTAGTGGCAGCACTACTTGCTGCAGTGGCTATACTTTGACAGCTGCTGCTCATCGTCTTGCCTGTTGTCGTGGCCATTTCCCTGTCCTTCTATTGATTTCTTCAAGCAGCAATCATCATAATCATGAAATTATAATTCTTGGCTCGCAAAGAGAACTGTGGAGGAGGCCAcacggcagcggcagcgggaGCGGGAGCGGCAGCAAATGTTTGCTGAATACAGCCAGCAGCAGAATCAAGAAGTAGTAAACCAAACGCACCGCCGCACCACCGCACCGCTTGGCGTCTACAGTTTGCTGGAATCTCAGTCCTTTCGTTTCGTCCCACACGATACACAATTTgcacatttcatttcaattagtCATATATGTTTTATAGACTTCTTATCATTTTAGTTATTCGATTTCGAAGTAAGGGAAAACTTTTTCATGTTTGATTTGGGTTTCTCTGGGTTCTCGGCGGCTTTCGGGCTTtggggtttctttttttttttactttggttttttttgttaa
It encodes the following:
- the LOC6638948 gene encoding uncharacterized protein LOC6638948, translated to MATTTGKTMSSSCQSIATAASSAATTVAAVSISASNATSVGSLIAAQQQQHSHPHPHQRGEPMSQHYVNGTGSLGRLKFHKSLDASDEELDYPQLSQSTHILGRYKSERFLAGVSKPDEDRRRRTIIVEKKGDSYGFTLQSYGIHYKRDEELEMITYVDYVEYGGPAYRAGMREGDVILSINGSDMEKADHKTIVEFIKQCDSRMRMVVLFEDCVRKVDLHMRYIQLQSMLQQKMNELERVHLRERELLEGKWKTHSLPARKKQNAHNNNSPSDAEGISPTEMGGAGDIGGAGDAIYYRPTLSTEDVPKQMQIAAGGISGIGGGGGGGGGAIIPPPAQFMLTYHYLDPTYRYVLRPHQHPAAAAGSDDYLDAVSLQRSQSDQNQQQRFILQRAESMDTNTPASQYHTVAGPTTTATTITGGGKPPAPPPRTCEKHKPPAKPPKMEKTKGSSKHCHKGHSCNPCLGHFRWKSTEKTSAIPPGAGAGGGDNVSLDAYDLASPCCNTECVPTRRRHHHHREHTHKHKHRERERERDKEKVERTRPKSQSHASPNSNSNGGGGGATASHHHHHHHHHQQQQQQQQQPQQQQHIHYHPQTTTNQSQTGSMRSRYFDLASGLASHCSLHSCTSSEFAPADSTSYTTSISTDTLFWDPKSEANSRQPSTKSRQSSYDQQQPQTQSQQAQPQPQPQPHHHHHHHPIGAYHHRYHVMATQVQPSQIYPNLPMAYVQKPKSWDNLAATTGGGSGGGGGGGVGGAATLGGASATYGYGYLDTVAIKPPVKLQIAQQRHSMPRIRNPYGRYSTYGDVENYAPPPTEFVGELTTTTTTTITAKSTEELLTACDCLTPQQQQALKAAQYQLSQNQKMTHQNSCQMGYYSHLPRPTTDVGTSTTTTTSSSNTTTTNNMGQQHHNGAGDVSTVSEATRL